The proteins below are encoded in one region of Alistipes communis:
- a CDS encoding ATP-dependent DNA helicase, producing MKHISVRVPWHDNGWNSHVCANPRCNTFCKQLPNIVNSKVDCEQLSCGIDWSKLTTKERPACAGENGGFMNYKAYEREFIHIYAWNSDNPHSKLLPTKVMIPAYSALGIPFRYLNMDAQKDLSKEHPEFRPAESAPFGSAWVYNPERLYDVLKWFSSEITEESICVFYCKKGNPIDDEGLRMIVGMGDIVKNCGVQDYETTADYTYPLWEIMFSHSIRPDLKESRGFILPYKEYLELDENIFQGKGLSKIQALDEIKLSLDKFDSSGKIFDELSYGCDFISNHSMLLILEAARRSLEAVIRHGLAGSIEGWQCQLRWIDARIEHVKKQITPFPSFASALKALGIDYGNLIESDLRKKGCGPKDNPWGHFEKLLNKEIKVDSAVYNSSLPTYRISWEGQTSNVRERLITLSRFELESDVIEHFIDDVESDILSNPYLISEWCARNFIEKVSTRTIDLGAFPDPTIQGDNVPVPPFAAESILDTRRLRSLVVERLYSVLTDGDTLVSIKEMEDYLRDIMTEEDKARLPKNILLTHRQFFEVSFDYVPDENPTAIQLKEYYQMEEFLRKVLRERAKRDVKKPTGEDWLSLAMSDKNYDPTNERSQQATEQQAKALEMMDKKRLSVLTGGAGTGKTTVVRSFLCSDKIKAEGVLLLAPTGKARVRLSNMAENVSSKTVAQFLASLGAFDFENMKPRLTEDSRKYSRAKNIIIDECSMLTTDTFHALIMSLDLKFINRIILIGDPYQLPPIGPGRAFSDLCHYLNCDDADANLKSAITYLRTVVRTIASGDSDVLTLASWFSGNKPEKFADEIFWKIESKNLKGDLSVYYWNDEKDLPQILRDAICKELACSDVELPESLKQKIGIDDLKSLESDPAALENLQILAPVINLAWGTYQLNSYLQSWVGNNINRKGDYQEIGTQKIYKNDKVIQLQNILRESYPSKEKYPLSNGQIGFVKSINKGHINVMYVGIPHETFGFRGDKGEDQDAAIELAYAITIHKSQGSDFDTVFVVLPKTGRILSRELIYTALTRAKKRVVLLVQDSIGWLREFTKPQASVLARRNTNLFDYSVRAERLNIPYVEGLIHGTAKKGLFVRSKSEVVIVNQLVNAGVEFEYEQLLEENGHRCIPDFSFETPWGDRIIWEHLGMLVVPEYKASWERKLKFYEEIGYTLGENLFTTCDHENGAIMTEEVEDVIRKIKEQL from the coding sequence ATGAAACATATATCTGTTCGAGTACCTTGGCACGACAATGGTTGGAATTCGCATGTATGTGCAAATCCTCGTTGTAATACATTCTGTAAACAACTACCTAATATTGTCAACTCAAAAGTAGATTGTGAGCAGTTGTCGTGTGGAATCGACTGGTCTAAATTAACTACAAAAGAACGTCCTGCTTGTGCTGGAGAGAATGGGGGATTCATGAATTACAAGGCTTATGAGCGTGAATTTATTCACATATATGCTTGGAATTCAGACAATCCACATTCTAAGTTATTACCTACAAAAGTAATGATACCAGCTTATTCAGCTCTTGGAATACCATTCCGTTACTTGAATATGGATGCACAGAAAGACCTTAGCAAGGAGCATCCTGAATTTCGCCCTGCCGAAAGTGCACCTTTCGGTTCGGCTTGGGTTTATAATCCTGAGCGATTGTATGATGTGCTTAAATGGTTCAGCTCAGAGATAACCGAGGAATCGATATGCGTCTTTTATTGTAAGAAAGGCAATCCGATTGACGATGAAGGTTTACGAATGATTGTGGGAATGGGGGATATAGTAAAAAATTGTGGTGTTCAAGACTACGAAACAACTGCCGATTATACATATCCCTTATGGGAGATAATGTTCTCTCATTCCATTCGCCCAGACCTGAAAGAATCTCGCGGCTTCATTCTCCCCTATAAAGAATATCTGGAGTTGGATGAGAATATATTCCAAGGGAAGGGTCTGTCAAAGATACAGGCTCTTGATGAGATCAAATTATCGCTGGATAAATTTGACAGTAGCGGAAAGATATTTGATGAACTATCATATGGTTGTGATTTTATAAGCAATCATTCAATGCTATTGATTCTTGAAGCTGCTCGGCGTTCGTTGGAGGCAGTAATTCGACATGGCTTGGCTGGCTCAATCGAGGGATGGCAATGTCAACTCAGGTGGATTGATGCCCGTATTGAGCATGTCAAGAAACAAATCACTCCCTTCCCTTCATTCGCTTCAGCACTTAAAGCGCTGGGAATAGATTATGGCAATCTGATTGAAAGCGACCTGCGAAAAAAAGGATGTGGACCGAAAGACAATCCCTGGGGGCATTTTGAAAAGTTGCTAAATAAGGAAATCAAAGTTGATAGTGCTGTTTACAACTCGTCTCTTCCTACGTATCGAATAAGTTGGGAGGGCCAAACAAGTAATGTACGTGAGCGTCTTATCACTTTATCCAGATTTGAACTTGAATCCGATGTTATTGAGCATTTTATAGATGATGTAGAGTCTGATATACTAAGCAATCCATACCTCATTAGCGAATGGTGCGCTCGGAATTTTATAGAGAAAGTTTCAACGCGTACAATTGATCTTGGAGCCTTCCCCGACCCAACAATTCAGGGTGATAATGTTCCAGTGCCTCCGTTCGCAGCGGAGTCCATTTTGGATACTCGACGCCTTAGATCATTAGTCGTTGAAAGGCTTTATTCCGTTCTAACAGATGGTGATACCCTTGTGTCAATAAAAGAGATGGAGGACTATCTGCGCGACATAATGACGGAAGAAGACAAAGCTCGCCTCCCGAAAAACATACTTCTCACACATCGCCAGTTTTTTGAAGTATCCTTCGATTATGTTCCTGATGAGAACCCTACTGCTATCCAACTCAAGGAATATTATCAAATGGAGGAGTTTCTTCGGAAAGTGCTACGAGAAAGAGCAAAGAGAGATGTTAAGAAGCCTACCGGTGAGGACTGGCTATCCCTCGCTATGTCAGACAAGAATTATGATCCTACAAACGAGCGCAGTCAACAGGCTACTGAACAGCAGGCCAAAGCTCTTGAAATGATGGACAAAAAGCGCCTTTCAGTTCTCACGGGAGGCGCAGGTACCGGTAAGACTACCGTAGTGAGATCCTTTCTCTGTTCTGACAAGATAAAAGCAGAAGGCGTTCTGCTGCTGGCTCCCACTGGAAAGGCGAGAGTAAGGCTCAGTAATATGGCCGAAAATGTGAGTTCAAAAACCGTAGCTCAGTTTCTTGCCAGTCTCGGCGCCTTCGATTTTGAAAACATGAAACCGCGTCTAACTGAAGACTCGCGCAAATACTCACGTGCTAAGAATATAATCATTGATGAATGTTCGATGCTAACTACCGACACGTTTCATGCGCTTATTATGTCGCTTGACCTGAAGTTCATAAACCGAATAATACTTATCGGAGACCCCTATCAGCTACCTCCGATAGGTCCGGGCAGGGCTTTCTCGGATTTATGCCATTATCTTAATTGTGATGACGCGGACGCCAATCTGAAATCTGCCATTACCTATCTCCGCACCGTTGTGCGCACAATAGCCAGTGGAGATTCAGATGTCTTGACTTTGGCCTCTTGGTTCAGTGGAAACAAACCGGAGAAATTTGCCGATGAAATATTTTGGAAAATCGAAAGCAAGAATCTCAAAGGCGATCTTTCAGTTTATTACTGGAACGATGAAAAGGATCTGCCTCAAATCCTTAGGGATGCAATTTGCAAGGAACTCGCTTGTTCCGATGTCGAACTGCCAGAATCCTTGAAGCAAAAAATAGGTATTGACGACTTAAAATCGCTTGAGTCAGATCCGGCAGCGCTCGAAAATCTTCAGATTCTTGCTCCAGTAATAAATCTCGCATGGGGTACATATCAACTGAATTCCTATCTTCAGTCATGGGTTGGAAATAATATCAATCGCAAAGGGGATTATCAGGAAATCGGAACCCAGAAGATATATAAGAATGATAAAGTCATTCAACTTCAAAATATATTACGAGAATCCTATCCATCAAAAGAAAAATATCCTCTCTCCAATGGCCAGATAGGCTTTGTTAAGTCTATAAATAAAGGACATATCAATGTTATGTATGTTGGCATACCTCATGAAACCTTCGGCTTCAGGGGAGATAAAGGGGAAGACCAGGATGCTGCTATTGAGCTTGCATACGCTATTACAATCCATAAAAGCCAGGGCAGCGATTTTGATACGGTTTTTGTGGTATTGCCCAAAACCGGCCGCATTTTAAGTCGTGAGTTGATATATACAGCTCTTACCAGAGCAAAGAAGCGTGTAGTCCTGCTTGTTCAAGATTCTATTGGTTGGTTGAGAGAATTTACTAAACCACAAGCCTCAGTGCTCGCACGACGAAATACCAATCTATTTGACTATTCCGTTCGAGCCGAACGTCTTAATATTCCTTATGTTGAGGGCCTGATTCATGGAACAGCCAAGAAAGGTCTGTTTGTGCGTAGCAAGTCAGAAGTTGTAATTGTAAACCAATTGGTAAATGCTGGGGTGGAATTTGAGTACGAGCAACTACTGGAAGAAAATGGCCACCGATGCATTCCCGACTTTTCCTTTGAAACCCCATGGGGTGATAGAATCATCTGGGAACATCTGGGAATGCTTGTCGTTCCGGAATACAAGGCTTCATGGGAGCGTAAACTAAAATTCTACGAGGAAATAGGTTATACCCTCGGAGAAAATCTTTTCACGACTTGCGATCATGAAAATGGTGCAATAATGACCGAAGAGGTGGAAGACGTCATCAGAAAAATCAAGGAGCAGTTATGA
- a CDS encoding metallophosphoesterase, protein MNYKFDGSKVYFTSDTHFYHLNIIGFCKRPFKNVEDMNETLIENWNRVVSQDDIVFHLGDFCLGGSHEWTKILNRLNGKIYLILGNHDLKNIRQGYTSRFELTSMQMHIEVDKQKIYLNHCPLLCYGGAYGNTWQLFGHVHTSKYNTGKDASRLDMLFPTQYDVGVDNNDFTPVSFAQVKRIIQKQIEQSNKKQ, encoded by the coding sequence ATGAATTACAAATTTGACGGAAGCAAGGTGTATTTTACATCGGACACGCACTTTTATCATTTGAATATCATTGGCTTTTGCAAGAGGCCATTCAAGAATGTAGAAGATATGAATGAAACACTGATCGAAAATTGGAACCGGGTAGTTAGTCAAGATGATATCGTGTTTCATCTAGGGGATTTTTGCCTGGGAGGATCTCATGAATGGACCAAGATTCTTAACAGACTGAATGGAAAAATCTATCTCATTCTCGGTAATCATGATCTAAAAAATATCAGGCAAGGATACACCAGCAGGTTTGAATTGACAAGCATGCAAATGCACATAGAGGTCGATAAGCAGAAAATCTACCTGAACCACTGTCCGCTCCTCTGTTATGGAGGTGCTTACGGGAATACGTGGCAACTGTTCGGGCACGTGCATACGAGCAAATATAACACGGGAAAAGACGCTTCACGACTGGATATGCTCTTTCCGACGCAATATGATGTGGGAGTGGATAATAATGACTTTACTCCGGTCTCATTCGCGCAGGTAAAAAGGATAATCCAAAAGCAGATTGAACAATCGAATAAAAAACAGTAA
- a CDS encoding helix-turn-helix domain-containing protein: MAKNTMGTKLPRKLEQKMSVVGEQIKLARLRRNLSVAQVAERATCSPLTVSRIEKGAPTVAIGIYLRVLYALQLDDDILWLAKEDKLGKALQDLSLKTRERASKKE, translated from the coding sequence ATGGCTAAAAATACAATGGGAACCAAGTTGCCCCGAAAGTTGGAGCAGAAAATGTCAGTTGTGGGAGAGCAGATTAAACTGGCTCGCTTGCGCAGGAATTTGAGCGTAGCTCAGGTGGCAGAACGTGCCACCTGTTCTCCGTTGACTGTGTCCCGAATAGAGAAAGGTGCGCCGACTGTGGCAATCGGAATTTATTTGCGAGTGCTCTATGCTCTGCAACTGGACGATGATATTCTGTGGCTAGCCAAAGAAGATAAATTGGGAAAAGCCTTGCAGGATTTGAGTTTGAAGACAAGGGAACGTGCCTCAAAAAAGGAGTAA
- a CDS encoding Fic family protein gives MEKVGLKHRPTFLENYINPAFQAGFIKVLYPEKPNHPRQKYLLTTKGLALYNEIEKNTGRFIGNKIE, from the coding sequence ATGGAGAAAGTCGGCTTGAAACATCGTCCGACATTTTTGGAGAATTATATCAATCCGGCTTTTCAAGCGGGTTTCATCAAGGTCCTCTACCCAGAAAAGCCAAATCATCCGAGACAGAAATATCTGCTTACAACCAAAGGATTAGCTTTGTATAATGAAATTGAGAAGAATACGGGACGATTCATAGGAAATAAAATCGAGTAA
- a CDS encoding metallophosphoesterase, translating into MKIQYMSDLHLEFRENSRYLKHNELPVTGDVLVLAGDIFYLRDRIAPMMKFWKWASDNYRQVLIVPGNHEYYNYSDVMERGLQWKWMFRENVGFYQNQVIRIDDTDFVLSTLWSRINPNDEYFVWKGMNDFRQIKFDGKLLQVEEFNRMHETCIDFIRKSVEESTAGHIVVVTHHLPTLEVIDPQHKNSVLNSAFASEYGDWIANSRIDIWIYGHSHTNIDTEIGSTKVICNQMGYIFANEHIVNGFDPKKHVEI; encoded by the coding sequence ATGAAGATACAATACATGAGCGATTTACATCTGGAGTTCAGGGAGAACAGCAGATATTTAAAGCATAATGAATTACCTGTTACCGGTGACGTGCTGGTTTTGGCTGGAGATATATTCTATCTTAGGGATAGGATAGCTCCTATGATGAAATTCTGGAAATGGGCTTCGGATAATTACAGGCAGGTTCTGATTGTTCCCGGCAATCACGAATACTATAATTATTCGGACGTGATGGAACGAGGGCTGCAATGGAAGTGGATGTTCCGTGAGAATGTAGGGTTCTATCAGAATCAGGTAATCCGTATCGATGATACCGATTTTGTCCTGAGTACGCTATGGTCACGGATTAACCCGAATGACGAGTATTTCGTGTGGAAAGGTATGAATGACTTTCGCCAAATCAAATTTGACGGAAAATTGCTACAGGTAGAGGAATTCAATCGGATGCATGAGACCTGTATTGATTTTATCCGGAAAAGTGTCGAAGAGAGCACGGCTGGTCATATTGTGGTGGTTACTCATCATTTGCCTACTTTGGAGGTGATTGATCCACAGCACAAGAACTCCGTACTGAATAGTGCATTTGCTAGCGAATATGGTGATTGGATTGCCAACAGTCGGATAGATATTTGGATTTATGGACATTCACATACCAATATAGACACAGAGATTGGTAGTACAAAAGTAATCTGTAATCAGATGGGATATATTTTTGCGAATGAGCACATTGTGAATGGGTTTGATCCGAAAAAGCATGTTGAAATTTAA
- a CDS encoding metallophosphoesterase encodes MKIQYMSDLHFEFRENSRYIKHNEFPVTGDILVLAGDIFYLKDRVAPLGNFWKWASKNYRQVLIVPGNHEYYNYCDVMERGLQWRWMFKENVGYYQNQVLRIDDTDFIMSTLWSHIEPADEYFVWKGLNDFRQTLYKGKLLQTEAYNQMHDFCLGHIKKSLAESTAKHIVVVPHHLPTLQVVASQHKGSVLNSAFATEYEELIAGSRIDAWIYGHTHTNIDTEIGNTKLICNQMGYVFENEHVINGFDPGKFLTI; translated from the coding sequence ATGAAAATACAATACATGAGCGATCTGCATTTTGAGTTCCGGGAGAACAGCAGATACATAAAACATAACGAATTCCCGGTAACGGGCGATATACTCGTATTGGCCGGAGACATTTTCTATCTGAAAGACAGAGTGGCTCCTTTGGGGAATTTCTGGAAATGGGCTTCTAAAAACTATAGGCAGGTTCTTATTGTTCCCGGGAACCACGAGTATTACAATTATTGTGATGTGATGGAACGGGGGTTACAATGGCGATGGATGTTCAAAGAGAATGTCGGTTATTATCAAAATCAGGTATTGAGAATAGACGATACCGATTTCATAATGAGCACACTCTGGTCGCATATCGAACCGGCAGACGAATATTTTGTTTGGAAAGGACTTAACGATTTCCGTCAGACCTTGTATAAAGGGAAACTGCTCCAAACGGAAGCATATAATCAGATGCATGACTTCTGTTTAGGTCATATCAAAAAGAGTCTTGCCGAAAGTACGGCAAAACACATAGTGGTCGTGCCCCACCACCTGCCGACCTTGCAGGTTGTTGCTTCTCAGCATAAAGGTTCCGTATTGAACAGTGCATTTGCTACTGAATATGAAGAACTGATAGCCGGCAGCAGGATCGATGCATGGATTTACGGTCATACACATACCAATATCGACACGGAAATCGGGAATACAAAATTGATCTGCAACCAGATGGGATATGTATTTGAAAACGAGCATGTAATCAACGGATTTGATCCAGGGAAATTTTTAACCATTTGA
- a CDS encoding type II toxin-antitoxin system HipA family toxin — protein sequence MKMLYVYADFDWLNETELVGELGYESLRGSDSYCFTFSDEWLKKHGDLFLSDDLNNYPGQQYTQPEKDIFGCFSDALPDRWGRTLLLRREQIAAMEEGRPVRRLSSFDFLTSIDDFSRMGAFRFKELKDGGFINVSELLKIPPLADIRELIAASAEIEKSEEGNVLPDRKWVAQLVQPGSSLGGARPKASVIDTDKTLYIAKFPSRKDDYDAGLWEHFSHLLAAKAGINAAKTKVLATGKKYHTLLSQRFDRTQEGKRIHFASAMTLLGLNDGDNATTGHGYLDIVDFIIQNCTNVEENLQELYRRVAFNICIGNSDDHFRNHGFLLTAKGWTLSPAYDMNPTLNEYQSLLVSSTSNKAELGILLDACEDYMLNRTTAEKIVVEVTEAIKGWRELATRLGISKREMDMFAGVLDERCKME from the coding sequence ATGAAGATGTTATATGTTTATGCCGATTTTGACTGGCTCAACGAGACAGAACTCGTTGGCGAGTTAGGCTATGAATCTCTTCGTGGCTCGGACAGCTATTGCTTTACCTTCAGCGATGAATGGCTGAAGAAACACGGAGATTTATTTCTGAGTGATGACCTCAATAATTATCCGGGACAGCAATATACGCAACCGGAGAAAGATATATTCGGATGTTTCTCGGATGCTTTGCCGGATCGTTGGGGACGAACGCTGTTGTTGCGACGTGAGCAGATTGCTGCGATGGAAGAGGGGCGACCGGTACGGAGACTATCTTCTTTCGATTTTTTGACTAGTATCGATGACTTTTCCCGAATGGGTGCTTTCCGTTTCAAGGAGTTAAAAGACGGAGGATTTATAAATGTAAGTGAGTTGTTGAAAATCCCACCTCTGGCGGATATAAGGGAGTTGATTGCGGCCAGTGCGGAAATTGAGAAAAGTGAAGAGGGGAATGTCCTGCCTGACAGGAAATGGGTTGCCCAACTCGTGCAGCCCGGTTCTTCATTGGGAGGTGCAAGACCTAAAGCCAGTGTGATAGACACGGATAAAACGCTTTATATAGCCAAGTTCCCTTCTCGCAAGGATGATTATGATGCCGGACTTTGGGAGCATTTCAGTCACCTTCTTGCTGCAAAAGCCGGTATAAATGCCGCAAAGACCAAAGTGCTGGCAACCGGAAAGAAATATCACACGTTGCTTTCTCAACGCTTCGACAGAACCCAAGAGGGGAAACGGATTCACTTTGCTTCTGCAATGACTTTATTGGGACTCAATGACGGTGACAATGCAACTACAGGGCATGGTTATCTGGATATAGTCGATTTCATAATCCAGAACTGCACGAATGTGGAAGAGAATCTGCAGGAACTCTATCGCCGTGTGGCTTTCAATATCTGCATTGGTAATAGCGATGATCATTTCCGTAATCATGGTTTTCTTTTGACTGCAAAAGGTTGGACGCTTTCTCCTGCATATGACATGAACCCTACTTTGAATGAGTATCAGAGTCTGCTTGTCTCATCAACCTCCAATAAGGCAGAACTGGGTATTTTGCTGGATGCTTGCGAAGACTATATGCTAAACCGTACAACAGCAGAAAAGATTGTTGTTGAGGTAACTGAAGCTATAAAAGGATGGCGAGAATTGGCAACACGATTGGGGATTTCCAAGAGAGAGATGGATATGTTTGCCGGAGTGTTGGATGAGCGATGTAAGATGGAGTAG
- a CDS encoding metallophosphoesterase, whose amino-acid sequence MNYKFDGSKVFFTSDTHFYHGNIIRFCNRPFEDVEMMNETIISNWNNTVGLDDTVFHLGDFCLGGSAEWTKILDRLNGKIYLILGNHDLKNLRQGYVDRFEHVTMQMHIEVDKQKIYLNHYPFLCFDGGYKDVWQLFGHVHTRKNNTGIDAARLQYLYPTQYDVGVDNNNFMPVSFAQMKIIIEKQVEQLKMKEQ is encoded by the coding sequence ATGAATTATAAATTTGATGGCAGTAAAGTATTTTTTACATCTGATACCCACTTTTATCACGGAAATATCATTCGTTTCTGCAACAGACCTTTTGAGGATGTGGAAATGATGAATGAAACGATTATCTCCAATTGGAATAATACAGTTGGCTTGGATGATACTGTTTTTCACTTGGGTGATTTCTGTCTGGGCGGTTCAGCTGAATGGACTAAAATTCTTGATAGATTGAATGGCAAGATATATCTGATTCTCGGCAACCATGATTTAAAGAACTTGAGGCAGGGGTATGTCGATAGGTTTGAGCATGTGACCATGCAGATGCATATAGAAGTGGATAAACAGAAGATATATTTGAATCACTATCCGTTTCTGTGCTTTGATGGCGGCTATAAAGATGTATGGCAACTGTTCGGCCATGTGCATACGAGGAAGAATAACACTGGAATTGATGCAGCCCGGCTTCAGTATCTCTATCCTACACAATATGACGTAGGTGTTGATAACAACAACTTTATGCCGGTTTCATTTGCACAGATGAAGATAATTATTGAAAAACAAGTTGAACAATTAAAAATGAAAGAGCAATGA
- a CDS encoding DUF262 domain-containing protein — protein MIQSVNKYHIYEILSSDGNFYYTIPKYQREYTWSHREWEALYDDISENNDEYFIGSIICIPLGDAINPYLEVIDGQQRLTTISLFLTAIYTRLKEYKDDLSEDDEDVIPSLRKSLKSKNSPNEMKLVPQVQNFNKDDFDYLLTEVGLRKSTVPKRAYYPMRKIARCYTYFLKRLDKEMEGMDGHNAINFLLGKYNKVKQAMLVKIEVSTHSDAYVLFESLNNRGTPLTAIDLMKNLIMARAESNNLTIDDCFNRWQMLLGNLSDDYGIQERFFRHYYNAFKHRLNEPFQSTNDRKKDPLGVVATRSNLLNIFESLINKDLPSFLDDILLCGQIYSWLILQDSTETTYRKALEDLDHIQGAPSYLLLMYVMRNKKELTVTEDQINQLIRLLAKYFVRRNITDYPNTRDLTRIFMDIISKIEESNSVGNDVMTLIVDILSIPANCASDEQFRRSLEGDVYKDNVGATRYILCKLAESAMTQETWTDLWRRTDKKVFVWTIEHIFPEGENIPQCWVDMIANGDKNLAKKYLEEYTHKIGNLTITGYNSTLGNKSFEEKRDRKSKDGKRFIGYKNGLEINRGIATKDTWTIEDIKARTTALVDELIEIYEFPGTRTL, from the coding sequence ATGATACAAAGCGTTAACAAATATCATATCTACGAAATTCTTTCATCGGATGGTAATTTTTACTATACTATTCCAAAATATCAGCGTGAATACACGTGGAGTCATCGCGAATGGGAAGCTCTTTACGATGACATCAGTGAGAACAACGATGAGTATTTCATAGGATCTATCATATGTATTCCTTTGGGCGATGCTATCAATCCTTATTTAGAAGTGATAGATGGTCAGCAGCGACTGACTACCATCAGCCTATTCCTAACAGCTATTTATACTCGCTTGAAGGAATATAAGGACGATTTGAGTGAGGATGACGAAGACGTGATACCATCATTAAGGAAGTCGCTGAAAAGCAAGAATTCTCCGAACGAAATGAAGCTGGTGCCACAGGTGCAGAATTTCAATAAGGATGATTTTGATTACCTATTGACCGAGGTAGGGTTGCGAAAATCTACTGTACCAAAGCGTGCCTATTACCCCATGAGAAAAATTGCTCGTTGCTACACCTATTTCTTAAAGCGTCTCGATAAAGAGATGGAGGGTATGGATGGTCATAATGCTATCAATTTCTTGTTGGGTAAGTACAATAAAGTGAAGCAAGCCATGCTGGTTAAGATAGAGGTCTCTACTCATTCTGACGCTTACGTGCTGTTTGAGTCACTGAACAATCGAGGAACGCCATTGACCGCGATCGATTTGATGAAGAACCTTATTATGGCACGGGCGGAGAGTAACAATCTGACTATTGACGACTGCTTCAACCGTTGGCAAATGTTGCTCGGCAACCTATCCGATGACTATGGGATACAGGAACGTTTTTTTCGTCACTATTATAATGCCTTCAAGCATCGTTTGAATGAGCCTTTCCAGAGTACCAATGACCGCAAGAAAGACCCGTTAGGTGTTGTGGCCACTCGCTCTAATTTGCTCAATATTTTTGAGAGTCTTATTAATAAAGACTTGCCTTCTTTCCTCGATGATATTTTACTTTGCGGGCAAATTTATTCTTGGCTCATTCTACAAGATTCTACAGAAACGACCTATCGTAAAGCTCTGGAAGACCTCGACCATATCCAAGGTGCCCCTTCTTACCTTCTCCTCATGTACGTGATGAGAAATAAGAAAGAACTTACTGTTACTGAAGATCAAATCAACCAACTCATCCGATTACTTGCTAAGTATTTTGTTCGCAGAAATATCACGGACTATCCAAATACACGTGATTTGACTCGAATCTTTATGGATATTATCAGTAAAATAGAAGAATCGAATTCTGTTGGCAATGATGTAATGACACTGATTGTGGACATACTGAGTATACCTGCAAATTGTGCTTCCGATGAGCAATTCCGTCGAAGTTTGGAAGGTGATGTATATAAAGATAATGTAGGTGCTACGCGCTACATACTTTGTAAACTCGCAGAGTCTGCCATGACACAGGAGACATGGACTGATTTGTGGAGACGTACTGATAAGAAGGTGTTTGTGTGGACTATCGAACATATCTTCCCCGAAGGGGAAAATATTCCACAATGTTGGGTGGATATGATTGCTAATGGCGATAAGAATTTAGCCAAAAAGTATCTGGAGGAGTACACCCATAAAATTGGAAACCTTACTATTACGGGTTATAATAGTACACTTGGCAACAAGTCGTTTGAAGAAAAGCGCGACCGAAAAAGTAAGGACGGCAAACGCTTTATAGGTTATAAGAACGGGCTTGAAATAAATCGTGGGATAGCTACTAAAGATACATGGACGATTGAGGACATCAAAGCTCGTACCACAGCCTTGGTGGATGAGTTGATAGAAATTTATGAATTTCCAGGAACAAGGACTCTATAA